The following DNA comes from Oxyura jamaicensis isolate SHBP4307 breed ruddy duck unplaced genomic scaffold, BPBGC_Ojam_1.0 oxyUn_random_OJ77445, whole genome shotgun sequence.
AGCCCCGTGAGCAGGCTCTGATCCGCTTCTCATTGCAGGCACCAGCTGCTGcatccctccccatcccctcccgGGTGAGTACCGTGCCCCGGCCACCGAGCTCGTGTCCCCACGGGGCCGGAGCCACCCCCGGTGACCGCTGCTCTCCCGCAGGCTGCCACGGCGCCCTGAAGGAGGAGAGCGCCGAGCAGAAGGCAGGTGAGTCTGCGCCCTCTCCCCCGCACAGGGCAGCGGGGACGGGCTGAGCAGGGGGCTCCAGGAGCTCGCTGTGCCCTCCGTGCCACCCCTGGCCGCAGGTTTTCCTGGTGAGACGTCCCCGGGGATGGGAAGAGGAAACCCAGCGCTGCCGGCGGCCACCgcagcccccggctcccccGGGACGGCCGCCGCGAGCGAGCAGGCGATGGCGGTGGGCGAAGAGGCATCGGACACGAGCCTGCACGGTGGGTTTCCCCCGATCCCCCCTCCCTCCGGGCACATGGTGAGGGTGGGCTGCCCCTGACCCCGCTCTCGCTGCAGGCGGCGGCGTGTCGGGCTTGCTGCAGAgcgtgcagcagctgctggtgcagaTCCTGCAGACGTCGCGGCAGCAGCAGGCGCTGCTGGAGAGCCTGGCCAGCGACACCGTCTcccacctccacctcctctcccacAGCCTGGTGCAGGTGGGCGAGACCCtgcaccagctcctgctccggCCGCAAGCCCCCCACGGCCACTACGCCCCCCATATCCCTCTTTTCGAGGGCGGCCCCCAGGTCCCGCTGCTCCCCGGGCTCCCCTGCGACaaggaggagcccccggtgTCCTCCGACGCCGGCTGCGCCCCGCCGTGAGCGCGCGCACCCCTGCTGCAGAGGCCCCCGGATGTTTTAGAAGTTTATAGAAGACGCAgattttaataacattaaaaatagcttttgtaCCAGCAGCGCCGTTCAACCAGTTCTTTTGCAGTCC
Coding sequences within:
- the LOC118160068 gene encoding uncharacterized protein LOC118160068 isoform X6, producing MPRGRAWTQAEVGSLLALVGGSGEAALLMASTSRPNEALWQEISRGLAAAGYGRSVAQCRSKWKALKQAFHSERETRRRAGRHSARLPPHYRAMKSIWKAAGRPVFGERRLPELVKPPPRRRRSLAARSPAPPAAAETPAVLLAPLLQRPKDEPESPRGDRVGGASPDPAAAPRTSCCIPPHPLPGCHGALKEESAEQKAGFPGETSPGMGRGNPALPAATAAPGSPGTAAASEQAMAVGEEASDTSLHGGGVSGLLQSVQQLLVQILQTSRQQQALLESLASDTVSHLHLLSHSLVQVGETLHQLLLRPQAPHGHYAPHIPLFEGGPQVPLLPGLPCDKEEPPVSSDAGCAPP
- the LOC118160068 gene encoding translation initiation factor IF-2-like isoform X2, with translation MEGAEAGFPLGAGDAPPCRTALCAPAPALPRHEEHLEGGRAARLRRAEAARAGEAAPPEAQVAGRTLAGTASCCRDPRRAAGTAAAAPKGRAGEPFKWMWDSPSLPVLICCVAWLRAATQLLPSSPEVAALQWWTPRLLSALSLQPAGTASVEHRPTPRPPHAPAAASLPIPSRVSTVPRPPSSCPHGAGATPGDRCSPAGCHGALKEESAEQKAGFPGETSPGMGRGNPALPAATAAPGSPGTAAASEQAMAVGEEASDTSLHGGGVSGLLQSVQQLLVQILQTSRQQQALLESLASDTVSHLHLLSHSLVQVGETLHQLLLRPQAPHGHYAPHIPLFEGGPQVPLLPGLPCDKEEPPVSSDAGCAPP
- the LOC118160068 gene encoding translation initiation factor IF-2-like isoform X4, which produces MEGAEAGFPLGAGDAPPCRTALCAPAPALPRHEEHLEGGRAARLRRAEAARAGEAAPPEAQVAGRTLAGTASCCRDPRRAAGTAAAAPKGRAGEPFKWMWDSPSLPVLICCVAWLRAATQLLPSSPEVAALQWWPAGTASVEHRPTPRPPHAPAAASLPIPSRVSTVPRPPSSCPHGAGATPGDRCSPAGCHGALKEESAEQKAGFPGETSPGMGRGNPALPAATAAPGSPGTAAASEQAMAVGEEASDTSLHGGGVSGLLQSVQQLLVQILQTSRQQQALLESLASDTVSHLHLLSHSLVQVGETLHQLLLRPQAPHGHYAPHIPLFEGGPQVPLLPGLPCDKEEPPVSSDAGCAPP